The following proteins come from a genomic window of Pseudomonas sp. Z8(2022):
- a CDS encoding nucleoside deaminase, with translation MTPEHLALLQQAPASTHADDTWARLCCEQALLAIEDGCYAVGALLVDEAGELLCSGRNQVFASTYASAAHAEMQVLDQLETGHAQVDRRGLTLYVSLEPCLMCYGRILLAGITRVRYLARDRDGGFALRHGRLPAAWANLASGLTVVQAEADTYWLDLAERMIDRLQDRRTMRERVVAAWRGGR, from the coding sequence ATGACCCCCGAGCATCTGGCCCTGTTGCAGCAGGCGCCCGCCAGCACTCATGCCGATGACACCTGGGCCAGGCTGTGCTGCGAGCAGGCCCTGCTGGCAATAGAGGACGGCTGTTACGCAGTCGGCGCCCTGCTGGTGGATGAGGCGGGCGAGTTACTGTGCAGCGGGCGCAACCAGGTGTTCGCCTCGACCTACGCCAGCGCCGCCCACGCCGAGATGCAGGTGCTCGATCAGCTCGAAACCGGGCATGCACAGGTCGACCGTCGCGGTCTGACGCTCTACGTCAGCCTCGAACCCTGCCTGATGTGCTACGGCCGAATCCTGCTGGCCGGCATCACCCGCGTACGCTATCTGGCACGCGACCGCGACGGCGGCTTCGCTCTGCGTCACGGCCGCCTGCCAGCGGCCTGGGCCAATCTGGCTTCGGGCCTTACCGTGGTGCAGGCCGAGGCCGATACCTACTGGCTCGACCTGGCCGAGCGGATGATCGACCGCCTGCAGGATCGCAGGACCATGCGCGAGCGCGTGGTCGCGGCCTGGCGCGGAGGCCGCTGA
- a CDS encoding LysR substrate-binding domain-containing protein has translation MHFDLPDLRLFIHIAESPSLTQGARKAFLSPAAASARIKALENQLGSRLLYRDSRGVELTPAGQRLLQHARLIMRQVDYLKSEFTEYGTDAAGHIRIFANTTAVTEFLPEVLAGFLAERPGVTVDLQERLSRDIVRGVLDGAADLGIIAGPVQAPGLQALHFSTDRLVLAVPLGHALAQRQSVSFHDTLAYQHIGLHEGSTLLSFLREKVEKLGGNLALRIQVSSFEAICRMIEGGVGIGIIPESAARRHSRTMQLAILQLDEAWAVRERSMLVRELDALPGSVRALIDRLNQGV, from the coding sequence ATGCATTTCGATCTGCCCGACCTGCGCCTGTTCATCCATATCGCCGAGTCGCCCAGTCTGACTCAGGGCGCGCGCAAGGCGTTTCTCTCGCCGGCCGCCGCCAGTGCGCGGATCAAGGCACTGGAAAACCAGCTCGGTAGCCGCCTGCTGTACCGGGACAGCCGTGGTGTCGAGCTGACCCCGGCCGGCCAGCGCCTGCTGCAGCATGCGCGGCTGATCATGCGCCAGGTGGATTACCTGAAAAGCGAGTTCACCGAGTACGGCACCGATGCCGCCGGGCATATCCGCATCTTCGCCAACACCACGGCAGTCACCGAATTTCTCCCCGAGGTGCTGGCCGGTTTTCTCGCCGAACGCCCCGGCGTCACCGTCGACCTGCAGGAGCGCCTGAGCCGCGACATCGTCCGTGGCGTGCTGGATGGCGCGGCGGATCTGGGCATCATCGCCGGCCCGGTGCAGGCGCCTGGCCTGCAGGCGCTGCATTTCAGCACCGACCGCCTGGTGCTGGCGGTACCGCTGGGCCACGCCCTGGCGCAACGGCAGTCGGTGAGTTTCCACGATACCCTCGCCTACCAGCACATCGGCCTGCACGAAGGCAGCACGCTGCTGAGCTTCCTGCGCGAAAAGGTGGAGAAGCTCGGCGGCAATCTGGCGCTGCGTATCCAGGTATCGAGCTTCGAGGCGATCTGCCGGATGATCGAGGGCGGCGTCGGCATCGGCATCATCCCCGAGTCGGCCGCACGCCGCCACAGCCGTACCATGCAGCTGGCGATACTGCAGCTCGATGAAGCCTGGGCGGTACGCGAGCGCAGCATGCTGGTGCGCGAGCTGGATGCCTTGCCAGGGAGCGTGCGGGCGCTGATCGACCGGCTGAATCAGGGCGTCTAG
- a CDS encoding MaoC family dehydratase N-terminal domain-containing protein, which translates to MSDSAFSAWIGRSEETHDQLSRNLVKRIAATFGEATPAHGEALPPLWHWAFFQEPVAESGLGADGHPARGGFLPPADNRNRMWAGGRVEFFQPLRVGGEASRVSTIRHIEEKHGRTGALLFVTVQHDYLQDGQLAIREEQDIVYREPTPPKTGSGEPLIAGDWREAVTPSSTMLFRYSAVTFNGHRIHYDWPYVTDTEGYPGLVVHGPLMATLNLGAFCRANPQARLRRFAFRGLRPMIAPQPFEVGGRISGDGQAELWVGNESGLAQRAEVQFD; encoded by the coding sequence ATGAGTGATTCTGCTTTTTCCGCCTGGATCGGTCGTAGCGAAGAAACCCACGACCAACTCAGCCGCAATCTGGTCAAGCGCATCGCTGCCACCTTTGGCGAAGCCACGCCTGCTCATGGCGAGGCGCTGCCGCCGCTGTGGCACTGGGCGTTCTTTCAGGAACCGGTCGCCGAGAGCGGTCTGGGCGCAGACGGCCATCCGGCGCGCGGTGGCTTTCTGCCGCCGGCCGACAACCGCAACCGCATGTGGGCCGGCGGTCGTGTCGAGTTCTTCCAGCCGCTGCGTGTGGGCGGCGAAGCCAGCCGGGTATCGACCATCAGGCACATCGAGGAAAAGCACGGCCGCACCGGCGCGCTGCTCTTCGTCACCGTTCAGCACGACTACCTGCAGGACGGCCAGCTGGCCATCCGCGAAGAACAGGACATCGTCTACCGCGAGCCGACGCCACCCAAGACCGGCAGTGGCGAGCCGCTGATCGCCGGCGACTGGCGCGAGGCCGTGACCCCGAGCAGCACCATGCTGTTCCGCTACAGCGCGGTGACCTTCAACGGCCATCGCATCCATTACGACTGGCCCTATGTCACCGACACCGAAGGCTACCCCGGCCTTGTGGTGCACGGCCCGCTGATGGCCACCCTGAACCTGGGCGCCTTCTGCCGCGCCAATCCGCAGGCGCGTCTGCGCCGCTTCGCCTTCCGTGGCCTGCGCCCGATGATCGCGCCGCAGCCGTTCGAGGTTGGCGGACGCATCAGCGGCGACGGGCAGGCCGAGCTCTGGGTCGGCAACGAGTCCGGCCTGGCACAGCGCGCCGAAGTGCAATTCGACTGA
- a CDS encoding acyl-CoA dehydrogenase family protein: protein MNYNNNEELNAIREGVRALCAEFPAEYWRKIDEEKGFPEEFVKAMTEAGWLSAMIPEEYGGSGLGLAEASVILEEVNHCGGNSGTIHGQMYNMFTLLRNGSEEQKRYYLPKLASGELRLQSMGVTEPTTGTDTTKIKTTAVKKGDKYVINGQKVWISRVQHSDLMILLARTTPLAEVQRKADGMSIFLVDLREAIGNGLTVQPIANMVNHETNELFFDNLEIPASSLIGEEGKGFRYILDGLNAERTLIAAECIGDGRWFTEKSAQYARDRVVFGRPIGQNQGVQFPIAEAHIELEAADLMRWRACEEYDAGRNAGAAANMAKYLAAKASWEAANACLQTHGGFGFANEYDVERKFRETRLYQVAPISTNLILSYVAEHLLELPRSF from the coding sequence ATGAACTACAACAACAACGAAGAACTCAATGCCATCCGCGAAGGCGTGCGCGCCCTGTGTGCCGAATTCCCTGCCGAGTACTGGCGCAAGATCGACGAGGAGAAGGGCTTCCCGGAAGAGTTCGTCAAGGCCATGACCGAAGCCGGCTGGCTGTCGGCGATGATCCCGGAAGAGTACGGCGGTTCGGGCCTGGGCCTGGCCGAAGCCTCGGTGATCCTCGAGGAGGTCAACCACTGTGGCGGCAACTCCGGCACCATCCACGGCCAGATGTACAACATGTTCACCCTGCTGCGTAACGGCAGCGAGGAGCAGAAGCGCTACTACCTGCCGAAGCTGGCAAGCGGCGAGCTGCGCCTGCAGTCGATGGGCGTGACCGAGCCGACCACCGGCACCGACACCACCAAGATCAAGACCACGGCGGTGAAGAAGGGTGACAAGTACGTCATCAACGGCCAGAAGGTGTGGATCTCCCGAGTTCAGCATTCCGACCTGATGATCCTGCTGGCGCGCACCACGCCGCTGGCCGAAGTGCAGCGCAAGGCCGACGGCATGTCGATCTTCCTCGTTGACCTGCGTGAAGCCATCGGCAACGGCCTGACCGTGCAGCCGATTGCCAACATGGTCAACCACGAGACCAACGAGCTGTTCTTCGACAACCTGGAAATCCCCGCCAGCAGCCTGATCGGTGAAGAGGGCAAGGGCTTCCGCTACATCCTCGACGGTCTCAACGCCGAACGTACCCTGATCGCCGCCGAGTGCATCGGCGACGGCCGCTGGTTCACCGAAAAATCCGCCCAGTACGCCCGCGACCGCGTGGTGTTCGGTCGCCCGATCGGCCAGAACCAGGGCGTGCAGTTCCCCATCGCCGAAGCCCATATCGAGCTGGAAGCGGCGGACCTGATGCGCTGGCGCGCCTGTGAGGAATACGACGCCGGGCGTAATGCCGGTGCCGCGGCCAACATGGCCAAGTACCTGGCGGCCAAGGCTTCCTGGGAAGCGGCCAACGCCTGCCTGCAGACCCACGGCGGTTTCGGCTTCGCCAACGAATACGACGTCGAGCGCAAGTTCCGCGAGACCCGTCTGTACCAGGTGGCGCCGATCTCCACCAACCTGATCCTGTCGTACGTCGCCGAGCACCTGCTCGAGCTGCCGCGTTCGTTCTGA
- a CDS encoding MmgE/PrpD family protein, giving the protein MSTDTRKLAAFLAGLRYDDLPAHVLDRTEDLFLDWLGSALASEGARPIPLFEAYAQKMGPADGPARILVNGRGTSAYFAALVNGASSHLVEQDDLHNSSVLHPATVVFPAALAAAQDLGKSGRELLLASVAGYEAGIRIGEFLGRSHYRIFHTTATVGTLAAAVAVGKLLDFDQKQFVHLLGNAGTQAAGLWEFLRDAADSKQLHTAKAAADGLLAAYFTEQGLTGAQNILEGEQGMAAGMSSDANPAALSDRLGSRWALVETSFKFHASCRHTHPAADALLDLMWREGLRHSDIAQVITHVHQGAIDVLGRVVVPQTVHQAKFSMGTVLGLIAVHGKAQLTEFENLALTDADVAAFRDRVSMRLDPEVDGAYPARWLGRVEVITTDGRTLRGAIDEPKGDPGNSLSRAELEDKFRRLLAFAGKRSSDEAGVLIERVWRLREADDLSQLA; this is encoded by the coding sequence ATGAGCACGGATACCCGGAAACTCGCGGCCTTCCTCGCCGGGCTGCGTTACGACGATCTGCCGGCCCACGTACTGGATCGCACCGAAGACCTGTTCCTCGACTGGCTGGGCTCGGCCCTGGCCAGCGAGGGCGCGCGGCCGATCCCGCTGTTCGAGGCCTACGCACAGAAGATGGGCCCGGCCGATGGTCCGGCGCGCATCCTGGTCAACGGTCGCGGTACCTCGGCGTACTTCGCCGCGCTGGTCAACGGCGCTTCTTCGCATCTGGTGGAACAGGACGACCTGCACAACAGCTCGGTGCTGCACCCGGCCACCGTGGTATTCCCAGCAGCCCTGGCGGCCGCGCAGGATCTCGGCAAGTCCGGCCGTGAGCTGCTGCTGGCCTCGGTTGCCGGCTACGAGGCGGGCATCCGCATCGGTGAGTTCCTCGGTCGCTCGCATTACCGCATCTTCCACACCACGGCCACGGTGGGCACGCTGGCCGCTGCGGTGGCCGTGGGCAAGCTGCTGGATTTCGACCAGAAGCAGTTCGTCCATCTGCTCGGCAACGCCGGCACCCAGGCCGCCGGTCTGTGGGAGTTCCTGCGTGACGCCGCTGACTCCAAGCAGCTGCACACCGCCAAGGCGGCGGCCGACGGCCTGCTCGCGGCGTACTTCACCGAGCAGGGCCTGACCGGCGCGCAGAACATTCTCGAAGGCGAGCAGGGCATGGCTGCGGGCATGTCCAGCGACGCCAATCCGGCCGCGCTGTCCGACCGCCTCGGCAGCCGCTGGGCGCTGGTGGAAACCTCGTTCAAGTTCCACGCCTCCTGCCGCCACACCCATCCGGCCGCCGATGCGCTGCTCGATCTGATGTGGCGCGAGGGCCTGCGTCACAGCGACATCGCCCAGGTCATCACCCACGTGCACCAGGGCGCCATCGACGTGCTCGGCCGCGTGGTGGTGCCGCAGACCGTGCACCAGGCCAAGTTCTCCATGGGCACCGTGCTCGGGCTGATCGCCGTGCATGGCAAGGCCCAACTCACCGAGTTCGAGAACCTGGCGCTTACCGACGCCGATGTCGCCGCCTTCCGCGACAGGGTCAGCATGCGCCTCGATCCCGAGGTCGACGGCGCCTATCCGGCGCGCTGGCTGGGCCGCGTCGAGGTGATTACCACCGACGGTCGCACCCTGCGTGGCGCCATCGACGAGCCCAAGGGCGACCCGGGCAACAGCCTCAGCCGCGCCGAGCTGGAAGACAAGTTCCGCCGCCTGCTGGCTTTTGCCGGCAAGCGCAGCAGCGACGAGGCGGGTGTGCTGATCGAAAGGGTCTGGCGTTTGCGCGAGGCCGATGACCTGAGCCAGCTGGCCTGA
- a CDS encoding CaiB/BaiF CoA transferase family protein, producing the protein MNNAQQIRPLDGITVVSLEHAIAAPFCTRQLADLGARVIKVERPGSGDFARGYDERVDGLASHFVWTNRSKESLTLDLKQDDAMQVLGSLLAKADVLVQNLAPGAAARMGLSFEALHERFPQLIVCDISGYGEGGPYEQKKAYDLLIQSEGGFLSVTGGPGEEEMAKAGCSIADIAAGMYAYTGVLSALMLRGKTGVGSRVDVSMLESLVEWMGYPLYYAYKGDTPPPRAGAAHSTIYPYGPFPAGDGGTVMLGLQNEREWQAFCAKVLEQPELADDERFSANFKRSANRGELRALIVEAFSRMSTAQVIERLELAQIANAQVNDMAGVWAHPQLQARQRWRQVDSPSGSLPALLPPGRNNAFEPRMDAIPALGEHTDTLLAELGYGAGDIQRLHQQGAV; encoded by the coding sequence ATGAACAACGCACAACAAATCCGGCCACTGGACGGCATCACCGTGGTCAGCCTGGAGCACGCCATCGCCGCGCCGTTCTGCACCCGCCAGCTCGCCGATCTCGGCGCGCGGGTGATCAAGGTCGAGCGTCCCGGCAGCGGCGATTTCGCCCGTGGCTATGACGAGCGCGTCGATGGCCTGGCCTCGCACTTCGTCTGGACCAACCGCTCCAAGGAAAGCCTGACCCTCGACCTCAAGCAGGACGATGCGATGCAGGTGCTCGGCAGCCTTCTGGCCAAGGCCGACGTGCTGGTGCAGAACCTGGCACCGGGCGCCGCCGCGCGCATGGGGCTGTCGTTCGAAGCGCTGCACGAGCGCTTCCCGCAACTGATCGTCTGCGACATCTCCGGCTACGGCGAAGGCGGCCCTTACGAGCAGAAGAAGGCCTACGACCTGCTGATCCAGAGCGAGGGCGGTTTCCTCTCCGTTACCGGCGGGCCGGGCGAGGAGGAGATGGCCAAGGCCGGCTGCTCCATCGCCGATATCGCTGCCGGCATGTACGCCTACACCGGTGTGCTGTCGGCGCTGATGCTGCGCGGCAAGACCGGCGTCGGCAGCCGCGTCGACGTGTCGATGCTGGAGAGCCTGGTGGAGTGGATGGGCTACCCGCTGTACTACGCCTACAAGGGTGACACGCCGCCACCGCGAGCCGGCGCCGCGCACTCGACCATCTATCCCTACGGCCCGTTCCCCGCCGGTGACGGCGGCACAGTGATGCTCGGCCTGCAGAACGAGCGCGAATGGCAGGCGTTCTGCGCCAAGGTGCTGGAGCAGCCGGAACTGGCCGACGACGAGCGTTTCTCCGCCAACTTCAAGCGCTCGGCCAATCGCGGTGAACTGCGCGCGCTGATCGTCGAAGCCTTCTCGCGCATGAGCACGGCGCAGGTGATCGAACGTCTGGAGCTGGCGCAGATCGCCAATGCCCAGGTCAACGACATGGCCGGCGTCTGGGCTCATCCGCAACTGCAGGCGCGTCAGCGCTGGCGTCAGGTCGACAGCCCCAGTGGCAGTCTGCCGGCGCTGCTGCCGCCAGGGCGCAACAACGCCTTCGAACCGCGCATGGACGCCATTCCGGCGCTGGGTGAGCACACCGATACGCTGCTTGCGGAACTGGGCTACGGCGCCGGTGACATTCAGCGCCTGCATCAACAGGGGGCCGTGTGA